A window of Sodalis praecaptivus genomic DNA:
AGCGGCAGGTCGGGTACAAAGCGTCGTAACCAGGCGCCGCCCGCCACGACCACCTGCGATGCTCGAACCTCGCCGGCTGACGTTGTTAGACGTACCCCCTGCCCGGTGTCGTCTAGCGCATCGACCCGGACATCCGTGAGTATCGATGCCGATAACCGTCGGGCACGTTGCAGCGCCGCGCGGATAAACCCTTCCGGGTTGGCGACCCCAGCCTCCGGGTCACACACCGCAATATCCTTGGCGCGTAGTCGTAGATGCTGCGGCTGCCGGGCGGCCAACTCCCGCGCATCCCACACCGCCAGCGCCGACCCCAGATGCTTGGCGGCCCGCAGCGTGCCGCTGACCGCAAGGGAATCAGCCGACCCAATTATGGTGCCGCCCGTGACGGAGAGTAAGGGGATCCCCGTCACCTGCTCAAGCTGCGCAAACAAGGTGCGCGCTAGCCGCGCATAATCCCCCAACGCCGGATGTTCAAGACAAAAGGTCCGAAACAGCCGGGTTTTTCCGTGGGTCGCGCCCAGGTCGTGCGGCACTGAAAACTGATCAATACCGATGACGTTTACCCCATGTTCCGCCAGCCGCCAGAGCGCCGCGGCCCCCATGGCGCCCAGGCCTATCACCGCAACATCATAGCGTTTCCCTGTCACCTCAGAAGTCATTTACCCGTACCCTTACAATTCAGAGGAGATTTTCCACGGATTGACTCCGCCGTCATGCACCGCGAAGCGATCAATACGCTGCAATTCTTCCTCGGTGAAGGTCAGGTTCTCCAACGCCTTTAGGTTCTCGGCCAACTGCTCTTTATTGGACACGCCGACCAACGTCGAGGCGACCCGCGGGTCGCGCAATGTCCAGGCGATGGCCAGTTGCGATAACGTTTGGCCGCGCTCTGCCGCGATGGCGGCCAGTCCGCGCAGGCGGTTGAGATTATCGGCCGATTGCGCCTCTGACGAGATATAGGGGCGGTGCTGGGACCGTTTCACATTGTCAAACCCTTGCAGATAGCGCTCCGCCAGCAGCCCCTGTGCCAGCGGTGTAAAGGCCACCGCCGCGCCGCCGAAACCGGCCAGATCGTCGAGCAGGTGATCTTCAATCCAGCGATTGAGCAGCGAGTAGGATGATTGATTAACCAACAGTGGCGTGCCCAACTCTTGGGCAATCGTGAAGGCTTCATGGGAGCGCTGGGCGGAGTAGGATGAGATACCGACATACAGCGCCTTACCCTGACGCACGATGGTATCCAGCGCTTCAATGGTCTCACGCAGCGGCGTATCCGGGTCGTAGCGGTGAGAATAGAAAATATCGACATGGTCAAGCCCCAACCGCGTCAACGATTCGTCGATGCTGCCCAGCAAGTGTTTTTTCCCCCCCAAGCGACCATTGGGGCCCAGCCACTGCGGCCAACCCGCCTTGGTGGTGATCACCAATTCGTGGCGGTATGCCCCAAAGTCTTTGCGCAGCACGCGCCCCACATTCTCTTCCGCAGCGCCCAGCGGCGGACCGTACTGGTTCGCGAGATCGAAATGGTTGATGCCATGTTCAAAGGCGAAGCGAATGATGTCGCGCTGCTGCTGAAAGGGCGTGTCATCGCCGAAGTTGTACCACGTTCCCAGCCCGATGGGCGACACCACCAGCCCGCTATTACCGACGCGGTGATAGGCGTAGCGTTTGAAACGGTCAAGGGGGGCGACCCAGCGGGTATTTAGATCGGGTCGCTCATCCATAAATGCAATACGTTGTGCAGAGTACGTCATGACGCTGTCCTGTTAACTAAGGCGGCTATTTGCCGCCGGTGTGGCTAAGGGATCGGGTAAACGTGCGCTGGCCGAAAAATATCAGCAGCGCGGGGATAAGGGCCAATATGAAGACTTCGGCAAACGCCAGACCATAATTCTGCGTGTAGGCGGAATCCTGTAGGCCGATCGCGACCGCGCCCGTCTGCTTACCGTTATCGGTAATGATGAGCGACGGCCACAACCAGGCGTTCCATTGAGCCATCGCCAGAATCATCGCCGTACCGATGACCGCCGGGCGTACCAGCGGTAGATAGATCTGGAACAGAATGCGCCACCAGCCGGCGCCATCTAGCCAGGCCGCCTCCCGTTGCTCGCGGGGAATACTCAAAAAGAATTGGCGCAGGTTAAAAATGGCCAGTCCATGCACCAGGCCGGGTACAATCAGCGCGGTCAACGTGTTCGCCAGCCCCAATTGGCTGAAAACCGTTGTCAGCGGCAGCGCAACCATTTCAAACGGGATCATGAACGCAAATACCACCACGACAAACAGGGCGTTCCTCCCCGGGAAGCGCATCACCGCCAGCGGAAAAGCTGCCAAAATGGCCAGTAACGTGCCCACCGCCGCCGACACGCCGGTGACCCACAACGAGTTGAACACGTTGACGGCAAAGCCCCGGCTGAACGCCGCCTGAAAATTTTCCAGCGTCAGCGTTCGGGGGACGAAGGTCCAGAGATCCACGCTAGCCTGAAACGTTTGCGAAACCGGGCGAAAAGCCGACGCCACCAGCCAGATGAACGGGATAGCGAACAGCAGCGATATGATCAGCGCTGCCGCCGTCGCCAGCCACCGGCGCCCACGGCGACGGTATAGCGCGAGCGGTCGGCGGCTCACTCCGCGCGTCTCATCCGGTTCAATAGCCTGAATTGCAGCCATACCGTTGCTCCCATCAAGATAAACAGTACCGACATTTCCGCCAGCGCGGAGCCGGGCGAACTGAGCGCGTAATAGCGGGTAATGATGTCGTACATCAGAAAGTTGGTGGAGCCCTGTGGTCCGCCTTTGGTCAGGGCGCCGATCGGCGCATAAAGAATGAAATTCCATACCGTGCTGGCCGTCAGCACGAACAACAACTGGCGCTGGATCAAAGGCAGCGTCACGGAGAAAAATTGCTGTAGCTCCCCGGCACCATCAAGCATCGCCGCATCGTAGTAATCGCGCGGTACATCGCGGATGGCGGCAATGAGAAAAATCATCCAGTATCCCACTGCCGTCCAGGTAGAGAGGATGACCAGCGCCGCCATCGCGCCGGAAACATCGGTAAACCAGCCGCTCGTGGGCAGGTACGCCCGCGACAAGAGGCTGTTGACCACCCCTTCCGGACGCAGCAATACCCCAAACACCACGGTGGTGCCCATCAGCGGCAACGCCGTGGGCAGAAAGGCCAGCGTGCGCCACAGGCCGGTCAACGCTACGTTGCGCGTCAGTAACCAGGCCAAAAACAACGCGCACAACATCGTCAGGGGATTGACCAGCACCGCAAACAGTAGGGTTTGCGCCACTGAAGCCCAGAAACTGGGATCGTCAAACAGGTCGAGATAATTTTGCCACCCCACCCAGCGAGGTGGAATGACGCTGCCCGGCACCGAGGTATAGAACGACTGACCGATGGCGAGCCCCGCCGGGATAATGCGCAGCAGCAGCAGGAGCAACAACGCCGGCGATAACAACAGCAGCGCGGTGCGCGCTTCCTGACGCGCCGCCCTACTCGGGCGCTGCCGCCTCAATACCCCCGTTATCACTGATACTTTCTCCAGGCGGTTTTCAGCCGGGCGTTGGTGCTGTCCAGCGTCTTCTTCGCGTCGGCGCCGTTAATAATGTCGGCGATAGCGGCGCCCACCAGTTGGGTAAATTCAGCGCCGCCTACGGTCTGCGGGCGAATACGGGCGGCGTGTTGCGCCTGCCAGGTCAGAATAGCTTGCAGGCCGGCCAGACGGGGATCGGCGTAAGCGGGATTTTTCCAGAACACGGCGCGCGTCGCTTCCGTGGTCGGCACGTTTTCCGTTTCTGGATCGGCCGAGACAAAACCGCCGTTTTCGCCGAACAGATACCAATTGAGGAACAACGCCGCCGCCTGCTGTTTCTCTTCGCTTGCCAGTGCGCTAATGCCTAACGCCCAGCCGCCGCTGGTGGTTGCCGCTTTGCCTTCTTTAAAGCGCGGGGCCGAGGTAATACCGAAATCCAGGTTGGCGTTTTTGATGATGGTGGGTGAATTCCAAATACCGCCATAGAAGAAGGCGCTATCGCCATTAGCAAAGGCCAGCGCGGTCTCACGCACGCCGCGCGGCGCCAGACCTTCGGCATACAGTTTGCCATACCAGCTCAGCGCTTGGATCCAGCCTGGATTATTGATATCCGGGGTCAGCTGTTTCTCACCGATGACCCCGCTGCCTGCGCCAAGGGATTCCGCCAACGGCTGCAGGTAGTAGTACATATCCGGCGTGGAGAAAGTCACACCGTAGGCGGTCGCTTTGGAGGCCACCGCTTTGTGCGCTGTCGCTTCCACCCATTCCCACGTCGGGATTTCTCCCGCCTTGTTGGAGGGGAACGCCACGCCAATCTGTTGTAGTACCTTTTTGTTGTAATAGAGGAAGGTGGTGCCGATTTGGTATGGCAAGTTGAGCAACTTACCGTTGATGGTGGACTCCTGCAGCGCGGGGGGATCGATTAAGGCGCGCTGGTTGGCAAATGCGGCCGTCAGGTCCGCTTCCCAACCGCGTACCGCATAGCTGGCGCTTTGTGGTTGATCGATGTCGAAAATATCCACATCGCCTTGGGCAAAACGCGCCCCCAACGTTTCGTTATAGCTATTGAACGGCACCGCGTGATAGCTGATTTTGATCGTCGGATACCGTTTTTCAAATTCAGCGATAATTTTGTTCGCCCGCGCCGCCGGAATAGCGCCACCGTAATAGTTGAGCGTGATAGTTTTCTCCGGCGCATGCAGTGTTTCTACCGCCGGAATAGACGCCGCGGACGCGCCGCCCAGCGTGATTAATAGCCCCGCCAGAACGCCGGCGAATGTTTTAGCAGATGAATTCATGTGGTAACCCTTAGGTGCGATGGGAATGTGTTGTTATTTTTGGTGCTTAAAACGCCCACGGTACGCCGTCGCCGGGTGCGCGGCGCCGAGTCTATCGCCTACGCCGAAAAGACGATTACGCAACGTCGTGTCGGGCCGCGCCGGTGTAAACAGACC
This region includes:
- the solA gene encoding N-methyl-L-tryptophan oxidase, coding for MTSEVTGKRYDVAVIGLGAMGAAALWRLAEHGVNVIGIDQFSVPHDLGATHGKTRLFRTFCLEHPALGDYARLARTLFAQLEQVTGIPLLSVTGGTIIGSADSLAVSGTLRAAKHLGSALAVWDARELAARQPQHLRLRAKDIAVCDPEAGVANPEGFIRAALQRARRLSASILTDVRVDALDDTGQGVRLTTSAGEVRASQVVVAGGAWLRRFVPDLPLDPIRTVMTWFDPGPNYALAAFPVFVREIKPDLTLWGHGALPGGAVKIGLGDIGVPRTALDPDQSDRRITRRDTQGVRRAVGTWLGGISAEPVSAHPCMITRTPDAQFIVGQYRGRILVAGGDSGHAFKHAPALGEVIARQALGKAIELETAFIAPQRFN
- a CDS encoding aldo/keto reductase, which gives rise to MTYSAQRIAFMDERPDLNTRWVAPLDRFKRYAYHRVGNSGLVVSPIGLGTWYNFGDDTPFQQQRDIIRFAFEHGINHFDLANQYGPPLGAAEENVGRVLRKDFGAYRHELVITTKAGWPQWLGPNGRLGGKKHLLGSIDESLTRLGLDHVDIFYSHRYDPDTPLRETIEALDTIVRQGKALYVGISSYSAQRSHEAFTIAQELGTPLLVNQSSYSLLNRWIEDHLLDDLAGFGGAAVAFTPLAQGLLAERYLQGFDNVKRSQHRPYISSEAQSADNLNRLRGLAAIAAERGQTLSQLAIAWTLRDPRVASTLVGVSNKEQLAENLKALENLTFTEEELQRIDRFAVHDGGVNPWKISSEL
- a CDS encoding carbohydrate ABC transporter permease; the encoded protein is MAAIQAIEPDETRGVSRRPLALYRRRGRRWLATAAALIISLLFAIPFIWLVASAFRPVSQTFQASVDLWTFVPRTLTLENFQAAFSRGFAVNVFNSLWVTGVSAAVGTLLAILAAFPLAVMRFPGRNALFVVVVFAFMIPFEMVALPLTTVFSQLGLANTLTALIVPGLVHGLAIFNLRQFFLSIPREQREAAWLDGAGWWRILFQIYLPLVRPAVIGTAMILAMAQWNAWLWPSLIITDNGKQTGAVAIGLQDSAYTQNYGLAFAEVFILALIPALLIFFGQRTFTRSLSHTGGK
- a CDS encoding carbohydrate ABC transporter permease gives rise to the protein MITGVLRRQRPSRAARQEARTALLLLSPALLLLLLLRIIPAGLAIGQSFYTSVPGSVIPPRWVGWQNYLDLFDDPSFWASVAQTLLFAVLVNPLTMLCALFLAWLLTRNVALTGLWRTLAFLPTALPLMGTTVVFGVLLRPEGVVNSLLSRAYLPTSGWFTDVSGAMAALVILSTWTAVGYWMIFLIAAIRDVPRDYYDAAMLDGAGELQQFFSVTLPLIQRQLLFVLTASTVWNFILYAPIGALTKGGPQGSTNFLMYDIITRYYALSSPGSALAEMSVLFILMGATVWLQFRLLNRMRRAE
- a CDS encoding extracellular solute-binding protein — encoded protein: MNSSAKTFAGVLAGLLITLGGASAASIPAVETLHAPEKTITLNYYGGAIPAARANKIIAEFEKRYPTIKISYHAVPFNSYNETLGARFAQGDVDIFDIDQPQSASYAVRGWEADLTAAFANQRALIDPPALQESTINGKLLNLPYQIGTTFLYYNKKVLQQIGVAFPSNKAGEIPTWEWVEATAHKAVASKATAYGVTFSTPDMYYYLQPLAESLGAGSGVIGEKQLTPDINNPGWIQALSWYGKLYAEGLAPRGVRETALAFANGDSAFFYGGIWNSPTIIKNANLDFGITSAPRFKEGKAATTSGGWALGISALASEEKQQAAALFLNWYLFGENGGFVSADPETENVPTTEATRAVFWKNPAYADPRLAGLQAILTWQAQHAARIRPQTVGGAEFTQLVGAAIADIINGADAKKTLDSTNARLKTAWRKYQ